One Coffea arabica cultivar ET-39 chromosome 5e, Coffea Arabica ET-39 HiFi, whole genome shotgun sequence DNA segment encodes these proteins:
- the LOC113688239 gene encoding protein disulfide isomerase-like 2-3, translating to MRGLFFGFSFILICIELFVGANALYGPSSPVVQLNPSNFKSKVLNSNGVVLVEFFAPWCGHCKALTPTWEKAASVLKGVATVAALDADAHQSLAQEYGLKGFPTIKVFAPGKSPVDYQGARDVKPIAEFALQQIKALLKDRLNGKATGGSSEKSEKSEPSVSVELNSHNFDDLVLKSKDLWIVEFFAPWCGHCKRLAPEWKKAANNLKGKVKLGHVDCDAEKSLMSRFNVQGFPTILVFGADKDSPSPYEGARTASAIESFALEQLETNVLPPEVTELTGPDVMEEKCGSAAICFVAFLPDILDSKAEGRNKYLEMLLSVAEKFKRSPYSFVWAAAGKQSDLEKQVGVGGYGYPALVALNVKKGAYAPLKSAFGRDQIIEFVKEAGLGGKGNLPLGVTPSIAKIEPWDGKDGEIIEEDEFSLDELMGDDTANKDEL from the exons ATGCGTGGATTATTCTTCGGATTTTCATTTATATTGATTTGCATAGAGCTATTTGTAGGTGCTAATGCATTGTATGGTCCCTCTTCCCCTGTTGTTCAGTTAAATCCTTCCAATTTCAAGTCCAAG GTCCTTAATTCTAATGGGGTTGTGTTAGTTGAGTTTTTTGCACCGTGGTGTGGTCATTGTAAAGCTTTGACACCGACATGGGAAAAAGCAGCTTCAGTTTTGAAAGGTGTTGCTACTGTGGCAGCTCTGGATGCTGATGCTCATCAGTCCCTTGCTCAG GAATATGGACTTAAAGGATTTCCTACCATTAAGGTTTTTGCACCGGGGAAATCTCCGGTTGACTATCAAGGAGCAAGAGACGTCAAGCCAATCGCTGAATTTGCGTTGCAACAG ATTAAGGCTCTCCTAAAGGATCGGTTGAATGGAAAGGCAACAGGAGGATCAAGTGAGAAGAGTGAGAAGTCTGAACCTAGTGTATCAGTTGAATTGAACTCTCataattttgatgatttggtgCTAAAAAGCAAAGATCTATGGATTGTTGAGTTTTTTGCACCTTG GTGTGGACACTGTAAGAGGCTTGCTCCGGAGTGGAAGAAGGCTGCAAATAACCTCAAGGGGAAGGTGAAGTTGGGTCATGTGGACTGTGATGCGGAGAAG TCTCTTATGAGCAGGTTCAACGTGCAAGGATTCCCCACAATATTGGTATTTGGCGCTGACAAGGATAGCCCAAGTCCTTATGAAGGTGCAAGAACTGCCTCGGCCATTGAATCATTTGCTTTGGAGCAGCTGGAGACCAATGTTTTGCCTCCTGAAGTCACTGAGCTGACTGGCCCA GATGTCATGGAAGAGAAATGTGGTTCTGCTGCCATATGTTTTGTGGCTTTCCTGCCTGACATATTAGACTCCAAGGCAGAGGGACGGAACAAGTACCTTGAAATGTTGTTATCAGTTGCTGAGAAGTTCAAAAGAAGCCCATACAG TTTTGTCTGGGCAGCTGCAGGTAAGCAGTCAGATCTAGAAAAGCAAGTAGGTGTTGGTGGGTATGGATACCCAGCTTTAGTTGCTCTTAATGTGAAGAAAGGAGCTTATGCTCCTCTCAAGAGTGCATTCGGACGAGACCAGATTAT AGAATTTGTAAAAGAAGCTGGACTTGGCGGAAAGGGGAACCTGCCTCTTGGGGTCACTCCTTCTATTGCAAAAATTGAACCATGGGATGGGAAAGATGGAGAAATCATTGAAGAAGATGAATTCTCCCTTGACGAATTAATGGGGGATGACACTGCAAACAAGGATGAGTTGTAA